The window TTGGATATTATGCCTTAGGTGATGGTATTTCGGCCATTCTGACCAGAAATCCTGGACAAATCAACCCGATTTACACCAAGAAACACCGATATCGACAACTTGACCTAAATTTTAACTGATATAACGGGGGAACTTCAATTTGGGATTAGGCTTTCACCGCTATGGTTTTTCCTTAATTTTCACGCTATGGCAAATACACAAAAACTCAAAGCCGGTTTAATCGGTGCGGGCCATATCGGCCGCTTTCACACGAGACATCTCAGCCAACATGATGACTGGGACTGTCAGGGTATTTTTGACACGGATGCAGACCGAGCTGCTTTAGTCGGCTCAGAATTTGGGGTTCCTGTAATTGGTGATCATCTCGAGCTGATTGATGCTTGTGATGCTCTCTTTATCACCTGTCCAACCAAATTTCACTTTTCCTATGCTAAATCAGCTCTGGAGGCTGGGAAACATGTTTTTATTGAAAAACCAATTTCTGCCACGCTTGAAGAGGCTGAGGAATTGGTTACTCTGGCTGAAAAACTGGGCCTGAATATTCAAGTTGGACATGTCGAACGTTTTAATCCAGCCCTGGCGGCTTTGGATGACGTGATTCTGGAACCACGCTTCATTGAGGCTCACCGACTGGTGAGTTTTGTCCCCCGGGGAATTGATAATCCTGTGGTTCATGAGAACATGATTCATGATATTGATATCATTCTGTCACTGGTAAAAAGTCCCGTCACTGATATTCAGGCTAATGGCCTGGCCGTTATTTCTAAGTTGGCCGATATAGCCAATGCGCGGCTCACTTTTGAGAATGGATGTGTGGCCAATGTCACCGCCAGTCGGATTTCCCTGAACCCCATGCGTAAAATGCGGATCTTCCAGCCTGAGCACTATATCACCATTGACTTCCAGAAGGGCTCCACAGAGATGTACGCATTGAAGAACCAGGGGTCAGATCTATCTGGAGATCGTGTGATCCCCATGGAGGGTTCTGATAAAGTTATCGTGTACACCAATCAGGAGCTACCCCAGCTGGACGCCATGTATGCTGAGCAGGCTGCTTTCGCCAGGTCCATCAGACTTCAGCAAACACCTGTCGTCAGTGGCCGTGATGGTATGGAAGCCCTGCGAATCGCCGATTTAATTAACGAACAACTCTTGGTTCAAGTATAGCACTCCAGGCCAAAAACTTTCTCCTTGTCGCTGGAGAGATCTCCGGTGACCATCACGCAGCGCCGCTTATGGCTGCCCTGAAATCCCAGAATCCGGACCACATCTTTTGGGGGCTGGGTGGTGATTTAATGGAAACTGAAGGCCTTGAACCCCTGTATCATGCGAAAGATTTATCAGTCACCGGTTTTATTGAGGTATTAAAACATCTCTCTTTTTTTAAGCAGGTAATGGCAGATGTGTTGACTCAGTGCAATATCCGGAAACCTGATGCAGCCATTTTATTGGACTATCCCGGTTTCAACATCCGGCTGGGGATGAAACTAAAAGCCCTTGGTATTCCTGTCTACTACTACATTTCTCCCCAGGTCTGGGCCTGGAAAAAAGGTCGCGTCAAGACCATGCGCAAATTCATCAGGCGTATCTTTGTTATTTTTCCTTTTGAAGAGGATTTCTATAAGGAGCAGGGAATCCCTGTCACTTTTGCTGGTCACCCCGTGGTTGAAAGAGATTTTAATCTACCTGAGCGATCACATTTTTTTAAATCACATGGCCTTGATGAGAGCAAGCCGTTAATCGCCCTCCTCCCTGGCAGCCGGCGTAACGAGATGGAAAAACATGTCAAGCCCCTTCTGGATACTATTAAACTACTCATTAGTCAAGATGGCGAGCTCCAGTTTACCCTTGCCGGACTATCCTCGCTTTCCCAATCCTACTATGAGCCATTTTCACAAATAGAGCATGTTAAAATCATCAATGATGATCCCTATCCCATGATGGCCCATGCTGATGTGGCTATTGTTGCTTCTGGAACTGCGACACTGGAAACGGCTTATCTGGGAACCCCCCTGGTGGTTATTTATAAAATGGCTCCTGTTTCTTACCTCATTGGAAAGCTCCTCATAGACATTGAACACATCGCCATGCCCAACCTGATCCTCGGTGATAGAGCTGTCCCTGAATTGATCCAAAATCAAGCCAGTGGACAAATTATCGCCGCTGAGGTCATGCAGTTGATTTCAGATGCTTCAGTCAGAGAGACCATGTTGACCAAGCTGGGCAAGCTCAAAGAATTGTTGGGTCAACCAGGTTGTGCAAAGATCATTGCTGCATCTATTGAAAAGGATTTGGAATAAGGCATGGGCCTCGATCGAAAAACACAGGTTTGCATCTCGCGGATTGCCCGACGGATCGGTGGGAATATCGTAATTCTCATTGGTAAAACCCTGAGACTGGAAGTCCGGGGTTGGACCCGAATTCAACACCTTGCAAAGAAGGGGTCTCCCCTGGTGTTTCAATTCTGGCATGGCGACATGTTTATCGCCTGGTATTTAACTGCGCCTCTGAAGCCTGCGGCAATCGTCAGCCAGGCTGGTGATGGTGATATCGCCAGTGCCGTTCTGGAGGGATTAAACTATGTTACTTTTAGGGGATCAAGCACAAGGGGTGGGCGAAGAGCTTATCAGGGAATGCTTAGATATTTACGCAAACAGGATATAAAAATTTCTGCCTTTGCATCAGATGGTCCACGAGGACCTCGCCGGGAAATGAAACCAGGAACTTTTGTGGCGGCCCAGCATCTGGATGGATACATCATTCCAACTGCCACGATTTCCAAGTGGGCACTTCGGGCCAAAGGCTGGGACAAATTTGCCATCCCGCTTCCCTTTTCAAAAGCTATTGCCAGTTTTGGTGAACCCATTAAAGTGAATCCAAAACTTCGTGGAAGGGATCTGGATGAGGCCCTCAGGGCTGCCAGCCAGCTATGTAAAAAGCACCAGGATGAACTGGATAATTATTATTAATTGGTCCTGATGAGTCTCTCACATTATCTATATACCGCCCCCTGGTTTTTGCCTGTCCGAATTGTGCTGTCGATTAAATATGGCTTCCTTATTTGGCTTCGAAATCGGGCTTACGATTTTGGTGTTTTTAAAACTCTCTCTGTTAAAACTCCCATCATTTCAGTGGGCAACATTTCTACAGGAGGCAGTGGAAAAACCATCCTGGTTCAAGCGCTGGTTCAGTACTTTTTGGGCATCCAAAAAAAGCCTGCTGTTTTATCCCGGGGCTATGGAAGGTCGTCAAAAGGTCTTGAGGTTGTGGCGGATGAAAATGGTCTCAAGGCGACCTTAACTGACTCAGGAGATGAGCCCTTTTTGATTGCTGAAAATTTTACTGGAGTTCCCGTTGTTGTCTCTGAAAACCGAGTCAAGGGAGCTCAATATATTGAAAATAATTTTGACCCGGATGTCATTATTCTGGATGATGGATTTCAACATCGTCGACTCCACCGTGACCTGGATATTTTGATTGTTGATTTTCAATCTTCTCCAAAACCCCGCCTATTGCCATGGGGTAATTTGAGAGAAGGAATCCAAAATACTTCCCGTGCAGACCTGGTGGTTTTCAGTAAAAATGGCCACCAAAAAGCCCGCGAAAATAACCTTGTTTTTGACATGGATAATTGGGTCCATGACCACCAGAAAAAACGGATCGACCTTTTCCAGTTAAAAGGCAATTATGGGCTCTTCGCTGGCCTGGGTAATCCAGATCATTTTTTTAAGCTGGTGGAAGCGTGTCACCAACCCGCAGGTGTTAAAATCTCGTTCCCTGACCATGCCAGTTACTCCACATTACAGCTCGCTGAAATCAAGGATAATTCCTGTGATTACTGGATCACTACCCAGAAAGATTTTATAAAGCTCAAGCCTGCTTTTTGTAAGGAGCACAGGATTTATTTTATTGGGGTTAAAACAACACTTCCCGCTCCTCTTGCAGCTCACTTAAAGCAACACTTTAACTGAAATACACCTCATTCATGGTGACGTTTAGACTAAGATATATGCATGTTAGACCTCATAAATACCTCCATATTGATTCATATATCTTAATTACATGCCATTTTTATGGATTTTGCAAAAATTCAACCGTTTTTCTTAAACATGCGATATAGATGAAAAAAGCCCTGGTAAAAGTTTGTTGTATAAACTCTTTAACTGAAGCAAAACTGGCGCTGGCAGCAGGTGCCGACCTGCTTGGGCTGGTCTCTGAAATGCCCAGTGGTCCAGGTGTTATTCCTCTTGATAGAATTGCTGAAATTGTCCGTGCGCTTCCCCCTGTAACCAGGACGGTTCTCCTCACCAGCAAACTCAACTGCGGAGATATTTCTGACCAGTTTAATGCGGTCAAAACCTGGGGCATTCAGATCGTCGACAAGCTACCGATAATTGAGCTAAAAAAGCTGCGGAAATTACTCCCGAAAACGCGTCTGCTTCAGGTTGTACACGTGCAGGATAAATCGTCTGTTTCCGAGGCCTTGAGCTATACGAAATTTGTCGACTTCATTCTCTTGGATTCAGGAAAACCCAGGGCAAAACTGAGAACACTTGGCGGGACGGGAGAGACTCATGACTGGAACATCAGTCGAGAGATTTGCCAGCAGAGCACCCTTCCAGTTTTACTTGCTGGTGGATTAAATCCCGATAATATTATTGATGCTAAAAAGGCAGTTCTTCCCTCTGGTTTTGATCTCTGCAGTGGTGTGCGTACTGATGGAAAATTAGACCCAGAGAAACTAAAAAAATTTATGGGACTCGTTCATCACCGCTAAGGATAACAAAATGAAATATGCTGAACTTGAAGCGATTCTGCTCGGGTTCAATGACACATCATTAAGCTTCCCTTTTGATGACAAAACGGCTGTTTTTAAAGTGGCAAAAAAGATGTTCGCCCTGGTTGGTCTGGAGTGGAACCCCCTTGGAATAAATCTTAAATGTGATCCTGATGATGCCCATATTTTAAGGTCTCACTTCGATGCTATTATCCCCGGCTATCACATGAATAAAGACCACTGGAATACGGTTATTCTCGATGGCAGTCTTGACGCTGATCTCGTGAAAAAACTTATTGAAGATTCTTATGTCTTGGTGGTGAAAAGCATGAGTAAAAAAGAGCAGAACCGTCTGGGAGTCATTTAGTTTTCGTGTGGGTTTTTTAAAGCCTATGCTCTACTTTTTTATTGCTTGATTTTCCTTCCACCCATCGGTCCCTTCATTGATTTCTCCAGAATAGATTCTCCTGCTTTTTGCCCCTGGCGCCTCAAGAATCACCATTCTTCAATTGCTTGCCTTTGTCATTTACTGTCTCCATAATATTACATTCCCCAAAAACTCGTCAGATATACTTAACACACTGCTTTAGTTATGGCTAGGATAATCCAGGCTTATCGCCCACATTATTAAACACTTAAGGGATGTGTTTTCTACTGGCACGACCTTTGACATATATAAAGGAACCTATGGAAAGAATATTTAACAAAACTGTTTTTGTTTTTCGCCCTGTCGCGCCAAGCTATACACATGACGCGGTTC of the Candidatus Neomarinimicrobiota bacterium genome contains:
- a CDS encoding Gfo/Idh/MocA family oxidoreductase, with amino-acid sequence MANTQKLKAGLIGAGHIGRFHTRHLSQHDDWDCQGIFDTDADRAALVGSEFGVPVIGDHLELIDACDALFITCPTKFHFSYAKSALEAGKHVFIEKPISATLEEAEELVTLAEKLGLNIQVGHVERFNPALAALDDVILEPRFIEAHRLVSFVPRGIDNPVVHENMIHDIDIILSLVKSPVTDIQANGLAVISKLADIANARLTFENGCVANVTASRISLNPMRKMRIFQPEHYITIDFQKGSTEMYALKNQGSDLSGDRVIPMEGSDKVIVYTNQELPQLDAMYAEQAAFARSIRLQQTPVVSGRDGMEALRIADLINEQLLVQV
- the lpxB gene encoding lipid-A-disaccharide synthase: MALQAKNFLLVAGEISGDHHAAPLMAALKSQNPDHIFWGLGGDLMETEGLEPLYHAKDLSVTGFIEVLKHLSFFKQVMADVLTQCNIRKPDAAILLDYPGFNIRLGMKLKALGIPVYYYISPQVWAWKKGRVKTMRKFIRRIFVIFPFEEDFYKEQGIPVTFAGHPVVERDFNLPERSHFFKSHGLDESKPLIALLPGSRRNEMEKHVKPLLDTIKLLISQDGELQFTLAGLSSLSQSYYEPFSQIEHVKIINDDPYPMMAHADVAIVASGTATLETAYLGTPLVVIYKMAPVSYLIGKLLIDIEHIAMPNLILGDRAVPELIQNQASGQIIAAEVMQLISDASVRETMLTKLGKLKELLGQPGCAKIIAASIEKDLE
- a CDS encoding lysophospholipid acyltransferase family protein; the protein is MGLDRKTQVCISRIARRIGGNIVILIGKTLRLEVRGWTRIQHLAKKGSPLVFQFWHGDMFIAWYLTAPLKPAAIVSQAGDGDIASAVLEGLNYVTFRGSSTRGGRRAYQGMLRYLRKQDIKISAFASDGPRGPRREMKPGTFVAAQHLDGYIIPTATISKWALRAKGWDKFAIPLPFSKAIASFGEPIKVNPKLRGRDLDEALRAASQLCKKHQDELDNYY
- the lpxK gene encoding tetraacyldisaccharide 4'-kinase: MSLSHYLYTAPWFLPVRIVLSIKYGFLIWLRNRAYDFGVFKTLSVKTPIISVGNISTGGSGKTILVQALVQYFLGIQKKPAVLSRGYGRSSKGLEVVADENGLKATLTDSGDEPFLIAENFTGVPVVVSENRVKGAQYIENNFDPDVIILDDGFQHRRLHRDLDILIVDFQSSPKPRLLPWGNLREGIQNTSRADLVVFSKNGHQKARENNLVFDMDNWVHDHQKKRIDLFQLKGNYGLFAGLGNPDHFFKLVEACHQPAGVKISFPDHASYSTLQLAEIKDNSCDYWITTQKDFIKLKPAFCKEHRIYFIGVKTTLPAPLAAHLKQHFN
- a CDS encoding phosphoribosylanthranilate isomerase — translated: MKKALVKVCCINSLTEAKLALAAGADLLGLVSEMPSGPGVIPLDRIAEIVRALPPVTRTVLLTSKLNCGDISDQFNAVKTWGIQIVDKLPIIELKKLRKLLPKTRLLQVVHVQDKSSVSEALSYTKFVDFILLDSGKPRAKLRTLGGTGETHDWNISREICQQSTLPVLLAGGLNPDNIIDAKKAVLPSGFDLCSGVRTDGKLDPEKLKKFMGLVHHR
- a CDS encoding MmcQ/YjbR family DNA-binding protein yields the protein MKYAELEAILLGFNDTSLSFPFDDKTAVFKVAKKMFALVGLEWNPLGINLKCDPDDAHILRSHFDAIIPGYHMNKDHWNTVILDGSLDADLVKKLIEDSYVLVVKSMSKKEQNRLGVI